From a single Columba livia isolate bColLiv1 breed racing homer chromosome 15, bColLiv1.pat.W.v2, whole genome shotgun sequence genomic region:
- the GPRC5B gene encoding G-protein coupled receptor family C group 5 member B: protein MKTYPAIGFFLLLVISYGSSENSSTSRGCGLDLLPQYVPLCDLDAVWGIVVEAVAGAGVLTTLLLMLILLVRLPFIKEKEKKSPLGTHFLFLLGTLGLFGLTFAFIIQEDEAVCSTRRFLWGVIFALCFSCLLAQAWRLRRLVRHGKSPSGWHLAGVAICLMLVQVIIATEWLILTVVRDNKLACSYEPMDFAMALIYVMFLMVFTMGFSLFTLCGKFKKWKKNGVCLIITLLFSILIWVAWMTMYLFGNAALKRRDKWRDPTLAIALVSSGWVFVIFHAIPEVHCTILPSPQENAPNYFDTSQPRMRETAFEEDIQLPRSYMENKGFSMDEHNAALRTAGFRNGSLGSRPSAPFRSNVYQPTEMAVVLNGGTIPTAPPSYTGRHLW, encoded by the exons atgaaaacctacCCAGCCATcggtttcttcctcctcctggtgATCAGCTACGGCTCTTCCGAGAACTCGAGCACGTCGCGGGGCTGCGGGCTGGACCTGCTCCCGCAGTATGTTCCCCTGTGCGACCTGGACGCCGTCTGGGGCATCGTGGTGGAGGCGGTGGCCGGGGCGGGCGTGCTGACCACGCTGCTGCTCATGCTGATCCTGCTGGTGAGGCTGCCCTTCAtcaaggagaaggagaagaagagtCCCCTGGGAACGCACTTCTTGTTCCTTCTGGGGACGCTGGGACTGTTTGGGCTGACGTTCGCGTTCATCATTCAAGAAGATGAAGCGGTGTGCTCGACCCGGAGGTTTCTGTGGGGAGTTATCTTTGCTTTGTGCTTCTCGTGCTTGCTGGCTCAAGCCTGGAGACTCCGCAGACTGGTTCGACACGGGAAGAGTCCCTCGGGCTGGCATCTGGCTGGTGTGGCAATCTGCCTGATGCTCGTTCAGGTCATTATTGCCACCGAGTGGTTAATCCTGACAGTCGTCAGAGATAACAAGTTGGCTTGCAGCTACGAACCGATGGATTTTGCGATGGCTTTGATTTACGTTATGTTCCTGATGGTATTTACAATGggattttctcttttcactcTCTGTGGAAAGTTtaagaagtggaagaaaaatggaGTATGCCTTATTATAACACTTCTTTTCTCCATCCTGATCTGGGTAGCCTGGATGACTATGTACCTCTTTGGTAACGCTGCACTGAAGCGAAGAGACAAATGGAGGGATCCCACTCTGGCTATTGCACTGGTGTCCAGTGGCTGggtgtttgttatttttcatgccATCCCGGAGGTGCACTGCACCATCCTTCCATCACCGCAGGAGAACGCTCCCAATTATTTCGACACTTCACAGCCACGGATGCGTGAAACTGCTTTCGAGGAGGATATACAGCTTCCTCGGAGctacatggaaaataaaggcTTTTCAATGGATGAACATAATGCAG CGCTCCGGACGGCAGGATTCCGGAACGGCAGTTTGGGAAGCCGCCCCAGCGCTCCTTTCCGAAGCAACGTCTATCAGCCCACTGAGATGGCAGTTGTGCTGAATGGTGGGACT ATACCAACCGCTCCGCCAAGTTACACCGGACGACACCTCTGGTGA